One genomic segment of Intestinimonas butyriciproducens includes these proteins:
- a CDS encoding TRAP transporter permease → MLFKKDKQAASTGSEKSLQEKMIEKEEAAATKERMAEELIQGKISLFKNPLAVATALVAVVLTLLHIFYAYNGVIEAWSLRFAHLTLILLMCFLMKPTGRASVKQKPTIGTVWDLVAIAATLVVAVYIFSDIAGFQNRAGMLNKMDVIMGAIFIVLVLEAARRTVGKVMVILCLFFLAHTAFSHYFPGFLNGPPSSLKSIVNWIFASTEGIFSTPVGVMASYIFLFVLFGSLMIHTGAGELFIDFALVATGKMQGGPAKAAVVSSAIMGTVSGSAAGNVVTTGTFTIPLMKKVGFPPAFAGAVEACASSGGQIMPPVMAATAFIIAETMGVPYIKVVVAAIIPAAMYYWSIFKMVDIESYMQDLKPLKQEDLPDLKAEFKEKGHLIIPLAVLIIVIFMGMSAGKSVAIAIALIFIVSSLRKSTRMSITEIICAFEEAAKSAVPITAACAAAGIIIGSLVTSGLNIRLTSIITNLAGGSVPILLIFTMIAAIILGMGMPTAGVYITLSALVIPALVNAGINLYASHFFPFFFGVFSSITPPVCLAAFAAAGIAGTDPMKTGFESFKLGLIALAMPFFFVVNPALLAQASLPICIKEAFFAFVAVNCLGYAIKGWWGKKLPAWERLLLAALVLLLLTPSTIAEIAATVVYFILFFKHKKDKAVLKAAA, encoded by the coding sequence ATGCTGTTCAAAAAAGACAAGCAAGCGGCCTCTACCGGGTCCGAAAAGTCTCTTCAGGAGAAGATGATCGAAAAGGAAGAGGCCGCTGCCACCAAAGAGCGTATGGCGGAGGAACTGATCCAGGGCAAAATCAGCCTGTTCAAGAATCCTCTGGCGGTGGCGACCGCCCTTGTGGCGGTGGTACTCACCCTGCTGCATATTTTTTACGCCTACAATGGTGTGATCGAGGCCTGGAGCCTCCGATTTGCCCATCTGACCTTGATCCTGTTGATGTGCTTCCTCATGAAACCTACCGGCAGGGCCTCCGTCAAGCAGAAGCCCACCATTGGCACTGTCTGGGATCTCGTGGCCATTGCGGCCACCCTGGTGGTGGCGGTGTACATCTTCTCCGACATCGCAGGATTCCAGAACCGGGCCGGTATGCTGAATAAGATGGACGTCATCATGGGGGCTATCTTTATTGTGCTGGTGCTGGAGGCCGCCCGCCGCACCGTGGGTAAGGTCATGGTGATCCTCTGCCTCTTCTTCCTGGCCCACACCGCATTCTCCCACTATTTCCCGGGCTTCCTGAACGGACCTCCCAGCTCCTTGAAGAGTATCGTGAACTGGATCTTTGCCTCCACCGAGGGTATCTTCAGCACCCCTGTGGGCGTGATGGCCAGTTACATCTTCCTGTTTGTCCTCTTTGGCTCCCTGATGATCCACACCGGCGCCGGCGAACTGTTCATTGATTTCGCACTGGTTGCAACAGGAAAAATGCAGGGCGGGCCCGCCAAGGCCGCCGTGGTCTCCTCCGCCATCATGGGTACCGTCAGCGGCAGCGCCGCGGGCAATGTGGTGACCACCGGCACCTTTACCATCCCCCTGATGAAGAAGGTGGGTTTTCCTCCTGCCTTCGCCGGTGCGGTAGAGGCCTGCGCCTCCAGCGGCGGCCAGATCATGCCTCCGGTCATGGCCGCCACTGCATTTATCATCGCCGAGACCATGGGCGTGCCCTATATCAAGGTGGTGGTGGCCGCCATCATCCCCGCTGCCATGTACTACTGGAGCATTTTCAAGATGGTGGACATTGAGTCCTATATGCAGGACTTGAAGCCCTTGAAGCAAGAGGATCTGCCCGACCTGAAAGCTGAGTTCAAGGAAAAGGGACACCTGATCATTCCTCTTGCCGTATTGATCATTGTGATTTTCATGGGCATGTCCGCCGGTAAGTCTGTGGCCATCGCCATTGCCCTCATTTTTATCGTCTCCTCTCTGAGAAAGTCCACCCGCATGTCCATTACGGAGATTATCTGCGCCTTTGAGGAGGCGGCCAAGAGCGCGGTGCCCATCACTGCCGCCTGCGCCGCCGCCGGCATCATCATTGGCTCCCTGGTCACTTCAGGTCTGAACATCCGCCTCACCAGCATCATCACGAATCTGGCTGGCGGAAGCGTGCCCATTCTGCTGATCTTCACCATGATCGCAGCCATCATCCTGGGTATGGGCATGCCCACGGCCGGTGTGTATATCACCCTGTCCGCCCTGGTCATCCCTGCGCTGGTCAATGCCGGGATCAACCTCTATGCCTCTCACTTTTTCCCCTTCTTCTTCGGTGTGTTCTCCAGCATTACGCCTCCCGTCTGTTTAGCCGCCTTTGCTGCGGCGGGTATTGCGGGCACCGATCCCATGAAGACGGGATTCGAGAGCTTTAAACTGGGCCTGATTGCCTTGGCCATGCCGTTCTTCTTTGTGGTCAACCCGGCCCTGCTGGCCCAGGCATCTCTTCCCATCTGCATTAAGGAGGCATTCTTCGCTTTTGTCGCAGTCAACTGTCTGGGCTATGCCATCAAGGGCTGGTGGGGGAAAAAGCTCCCCGCATGGGAGCGGCTGCTGTTAGCGGCCCTGGTTTTGTTGCTGCTGACGCCTTCCACCATTGCGGAGATCGCCGCGACGGTAGTTTACTTCATTCTGTTCTTCAAGCACAAGAAGGACAAGGCGGTCCTGAAAGCCGCAGCCTGA
- a CDS encoding TAXI family TRAP transporter solute-binding subunit, producing the protein MKRRLASLIALAMVGTIALTSCSSGSGSTTPAPANTDSVQTEGKDYGGLKYLRMCSGTQGATWTTVGSAMMEYVGSAVKDMGVSASNGPGGSVANCRAVANGEYELGWAFTSTVYDAYGATGAFSEDEPMENLTHIMSIFPSQQHFVVPADSSIQSLADINGKVVNFTPVTETSYTVNNKVFEAYGINQDTIESAGGTVTLTRFNEASELLKNGELDLWTACIAAPGSAVSDMAFAPGIRFVNIDEDKIPQILEQLPGFTEMTIPAGTYEGVDEDVRTVGTVGSIFCTADLPEDVVYDFLKTIYENWDALKAINPTAFGDLDVNDWLNGATAPIHPGAEKFYKEMGVM; encoded by the coding sequence ATGAAACGCAGATTGGCAAGCCTGATCGCCCTGGCGATGGTGGGCACCATCGCACTGACCTCTTGCAGCTCCGGTTCCGGCTCCACCACTCCCGCGCCCGCAAACACTGACTCTGTGCAGACAGAGGGGAAAGACTACGGCGGACTGAAGTATCTGCGGATGTGTTCCGGCACCCAAGGGGCAACCTGGACCACTGTGGGGTCCGCCATGATGGAGTATGTCGGTTCCGCCGTGAAGGATATGGGCGTGAGCGCCTCCAACGGACCCGGCGGCTCCGTGGCCAACTGCCGTGCCGTGGCCAACGGAGAGTATGAGCTGGGTTGGGCGTTCACTTCTACCGTATACGACGCTTACGGCGCTACCGGGGCGTTTTCGGAAGATGAACCCATGGAGAACCTGACCCATATTATGTCTATCTTCCCCAGCCAGCAGCACTTTGTGGTACCGGCCGACAGCAGCATTCAGTCTCTGGCCGATATCAACGGCAAGGTCGTCAATTTTACACCTGTCACCGAGACCAGCTATACTGTGAACAACAAGGTGTTCGAGGCTTACGGCATCAATCAGGATACCATTGAGAGCGCCGGCGGCACCGTGACCCTGACCCGATTCAATGAGGCCTCCGAGCTGCTGAAGAATGGAGAGCTGGACCTGTGGACCGCATGTATCGCCGCCCCCGGCTCCGCTGTCAGTGATATGGCATTTGCCCCTGGCATCCGCTTTGTCAACATTGACGAGGACAAGATTCCCCAGATTTTGGAACAGCTGCCTGGCTTTACTGAGATGACCATCCCCGCCGGTACCTACGAGGGCGTGGACGAGGATGTTCGTACCGTCGGTACCGTAGGATCCATCTTCTGCACGGCGGATCTCCCCGAAGATGTGGTCTACGACTTCCTGAAGACCATCTATGAGAACTGGGATGCACTGAAGGCCATCAATCCCACCGCCTTCGGTGATCTGGACGTGAACGACTGGCTCAACGGCGCTACCGCCCCCATCCATCCCGGCGCTGAGAAGTTCTATAAAGAGATGGGCGTCATGTAA
- a CDS encoding HpcH/HpaI aldolase family protein has protein sequence MTDQKSLRTRLKDGETVFGMFYKLNSPLVTEIMGWSGLDFIVVDCEHSAIGYESVENIVRTGENVGLSTIIRVPSASEEHIFHALDCGATGVQIPNMTTVEQFRENVKSAKYYPEGTRGLSRQTRNAMYGFWDEKAKPYVEASNEKSLVVVHIENKEMADAAEEICQIPQIDVVFVGPADMSQSLGIPGKSTDPRVVEVAAKVLKTAEKYGKAGGINVTSKADMERYIDLGARYILYSSDTAVFSKTMKELAAQFAPYRKTN, from the coding sequence ATGACTGATCAGAAATCCCTGCGTACCCGCCTGAAAGACGGCGAGACCGTATTCGGCATGTTCTATAAATTGAACAGTCCCCTGGTCACCGAGATCATGGGCTGGTCCGGCCTTGATTTCATTGTTGTGGATTGTGAGCACTCCGCCATCGGCTACGAAAGTGTGGAGAACATCGTCCGTACCGGGGAAAATGTGGGGCTGTCCACCATCATTCGCGTCCCCTCCGCCTCGGAGGAACATATTTTCCACGCCCTGGACTGCGGCGCCACCGGCGTTCAGATCCCCAATATGACCACGGTGGAGCAGTTCCGGGAGAACGTCAAATCCGCCAAGTACTACCCCGAGGGCACCCGGGGCCTCTCCCGCCAGACCCGCAACGCTATGTATGGCTTCTGGGATGAGAAGGCCAAGCCCTATGTGGAAGCCTCCAACGAGAAGTCCCTTGTGGTTGTCCACATTGAGAATAAGGAGATGGCGGACGCCGCTGAAGAGATCTGCCAGATCCCCCAGATCGATGTGGTGTTTGTCGGCCCCGCCGACATGAGCCAGTCCCTCGGCATCCCCGGCAAGTCCACCGATCCCCGCGTGGTGGAGGTAGCGGCCAAAGTGCTGAAGACCGCTGAAAAGTACGGTAAGGCCGGCGGCATTAACGTGACCAGCAAGGCCGATATGGAGCGATATATCGACCTTGGCGCCCGCTACATCCTTTACAGCTCCGACACTGCGGTATTTTCCAAGACCATGAAGGAGCTCGCGGCCCAGTTCGCACCTTACCGCAAGACCAACTGA
- a CDS encoding cupin domain-containing protein has protein sequence MDEVRHLDWGKCDWFHPKPSVMRKVYQGSSHYTISMGVIQPGHVPGPHKHDYEQSVVILKGKCDFHVDDKVYTFDADLDKDGGLCFMTIPAGAMHWIENPYDKPVYNMDIFFPKRTADREESVEVR, from the coding sequence ATGGACGAAGTGAGACATCTCGATTGGGGCAAGTGCGACTGGTTTCATCCGAAGCCGAGCGTGATGCGGAAGGTGTACCAGGGCAGCAGTCACTACACCATCAGCATGGGCGTGATCCAGCCCGGCCATGTGCCCGGCCCCCACAAGCACGACTATGAGCAGTCCGTGGTGATCCTGAAGGGGAAATGCGACTTCCATGTGGATGACAAGGTGTACACCTTTGACGCCGACCTGGATAAGGACGGCGGCCTGTGCTTCATGACGATCCCAGCGGGCGCGATGCACTGGATCGAAAACCCGTATGACAAGCCTGTGTACAACATGGACATCTTTTTCCCCAAGCGCACCGCCGACCGTGAGGAGAGCGTGGAGGTCCGCTGA
- a CDS encoding cupin domain-containing protein has protein sequence MDEVRHLDWGKCDWFHPKPSVMRKVYQGSSHYTISMGVIQPGHVPGPHKHDYEQSVVILKGKCDFHVDDKVYTFDADLDKDGGLCFMTIPAGAMHWIENPYDKPVYNMDIFFPKRTADREESVEVR, from the coding sequence ATGGACGAAGTGAGACATCTCGATTGGGGCAAGTGCGACTGGTTTCATCCGAAGCCGAGCGTGATGCGGAAGGTGTACCAGGGCAGCAGTCACTACACCATCAGCATGGGCGTGATCCAGCCCGGCCATGTGCCCGGCCCCCACAAGCACGACTATGAGCAGTCCGTGGTGATTCTGAAGGGAAAATGCGACTTCCATGTGGATGACAAGGTGTACACTTTTGACGCCGACCTGGATAAGGACGGCGGCCTGTGCTTCATGACGATCCCGGCGGGCGCGATGCACTGGATCGAAAACCCGTATGACAAGCCTGTGTACAACATGGACATCTTCTTCCCCAAGCGCACCGCCGACCGTGAGGAGAGCGTGGAGGTCCGCTGA
- a CDS encoding DUF6282 family protein — protein sequence MKGTIDIHVHAGPSVAKRKVDSGEMLLNAQAAGYRAFVTKDHYFPSMMGTDMVTKHMGDGTTQAMGCICLNNSVGGINVSAVDAACGMGAKIVFMPTVSAKNHIEHHKKTAFVGAGKMKLPEKPIYYLDEQGELLPEVVEVLNYLKEYHPEVVLGTGHGSVPEINKLIDKAVELGLPKILVNHPFFHIGATVDDMVHWADQGAYIELNAVVFNDVEPASHHLPISIAQEVLDRVGYQRIVVDSDMGQSVYKEPVSGLQTFAQVLMEKCGATEEQLRVMMIENPAKLMDIRL from the coding sequence ATGAAGGGCACAATTGATATTCATGTGCACGCAGGCCCATCTGTGGCCAAGCGCAAAGTCGATTCCGGCGAGATGCTGCTCAATGCCCAGGCGGCAGGCTACCGGGCATTTGTCACCAAGGATCATTATTTCCCCAGTATGATGGGGACGGATATGGTGACCAAGCATATGGGAGACGGCACCACGCAGGCGATGGGGTGCATCTGTCTGAATAACTCCGTGGGCGGTATCAATGTCAGTGCGGTAGACGCGGCCTGTGGTATGGGGGCCAAAATTGTGTTTATGCCCACCGTGTCGGCAAAAAACCACATTGAACACCATAAGAAGACGGCTTTTGTGGGCGCAGGCAAGATGAAGCTGCCGGAGAAGCCCATTTACTATCTGGATGAGCAGGGCGAGTTGCTTCCCGAGGTCGTGGAGGTCCTGAACTATCTCAAAGAGTACCACCCCGAGGTGGTGCTGGGGACCGGACATGGCTCCGTGCCGGAGATCAACAAACTGATTGATAAGGCTGTGGAGCTGGGGCTGCCCAAGATCTTGGTAAACCACCCCTTCTTCCACATTGGCGCTACAGTGGATGATATGGTGCACTGGGCGGATCAAGGGGCCTATATTGAACTCAACGCCGTGGTGTTCAATGATGTAGAGCCTGCGTCCCACCATCTGCCCATCAGCATTGCGCAGGAAGTGCTGGATCGAGTGGGCTATCAGCGGATTGTAGTGGACTCCGATATGGGACAGAGCGTGTACAAAGAACCAGTCAGCGGCCTTCAGACGTTTGCTCAGGTCCTGATGGAGAAGTGCGGCGCCACAGAGGAGCAGCTCCGCGTAATGATGATAGAGAACCCGGCAAAACTGATGGACATCAGACTGTAA
- a CDS encoding GntR family transcriptional regulator — protein MEIITKGEYAYRRLHDDILSGKIPGGSRLVVKDLVEEYQVSSMPIRNAITRLEELGFVHTSAHQGAWVSEMNLRNYFTFMLLRIEAEALAAMFAAMNHSDAFIQELEELYHAMESARDAKDYETYGRVNRKSHNLVCEVSNNPSLLEYINILMSRTQLAVSFFSVVPKASKESCQEHRDWIEAFRNHDIQRSMAIIRYQRCRSNLELMHTILTDDPALEINHFLKQAASAPDAKDCVREFLPIFEDILKKNDYTKF, from the coding sequence GTGGAGATTATAACCAAAGGCGAGTATGCCTATCGGAGACTGCACGATGATATTCTGAGCGGTAAAATTCCGGGCGGGTCACGGCTTGTGGTCAAGGACCTAGTGGAGGAATATCAGGTAAGCTCCATGCCTATCCGCAACGCCATCACCCGGCTGGAAGAGCTGGGCTTTGTCCACACCTCAGCTCATCAGGGGGCATGGGTCTCCGAGATGAACCTGCGCAATTATTTCACTTTTATGCTGCTGCGCATTGAGGCTGAGGCTTTGGCCGCCATGTTTGCCGCGATGAATCACAGCGATGCGTTTATTCAGGAGCTTGAGGAGCTCTACCATGCCATGGAGTCCGCCAGAGATGCCAAGGATTATGAGACTTATGGCCGGGTGAATCGCAAATCTCATAATTTGGTCTGCGAGGTCAGCAACAACCCCTCCCTTTTGGAGTACATCAATATTCTGATGAGCCGCACACAGCTTGCGGTAAGTTTCTTCAGTGTTGTGCCCAAGGCCAGCAAAGAATCCTGTCAAGAACACAGGGACTGGATCGAGGCCTTTCGGAATCACGACATCCAGCGCAGCATGGCCATCATTCGCTATCAGCGCTGCCGCTCCAACCTGGAGCTGATGCACACCATCCTGACGGATGATCCCGCCTTGGAGATCAACCATTTCCTCAAGCAGGCCGCCTCCGCCCCTGACGCGAAGGACTGTGTCCGGGAGTTCCTCCCCATTTTTGAGGATATCCTGAAAAAAAACGACTACACTAAATTTTAA
- a CDS encoding AbrB family transcriptional regulator — MALAATVGVAVLGAYLFYRMKVPAGALIGAILFTAIFNIMTGMGTFPTAMKTVVQAIAGGFIGQRITRGDLKEMKTILGASLLMFFCMAADTVVVGFLMFRFSELDLATALVAAMPAGLSDIALISTDLGADGTLSTALQLVRTLFAIMVLPQIAFRVCARLDGEKNEMDPTRAPGYKAPDIRTWKNALITLILAEAAGIAGKLAGIPAGAMIFAVFAVAARNVKSGHAYLPKKLRLAAQCVAGTIVGVGITMQDVENIRFLLIPALILVVSLVLCNYLFGWLIHKVCGLDLATALFGAIPAGVSDMALISTETGGDAPKVAALQLVRYVGILSLMPAAIQLLTTVLHK; from the coding sequence GTGGCCCTGGCAGCTACTGTTGGGGTCGCAGTGCTGGGGGCGTATCTGTTTTATCGGATGAAGGTGCCCGCCGGTGCGCTGATCGGTGCCATCCTGTTTACGGCCATTTTCAATATTATGACGGGAATGGGAACTTTCCCGACGGCTATGAAAACAGTGGTCCAGGCCATAGCGGGCGGCTTCATTGGACAGCGGATCACCCGCGGCGACCTAAAAGAGATGAAAACTATTTTGGGCGCAAGTCTGCTGATGTTTTTCTGCATGGCGGCGGATACCGTTGTCGTGGGCTTCCTGATGTTCCGATTTTCGGAGCTGGATCTGGCGACGGCTCTGGTGGCCGCCATGCCGGCGGGCCTGAGCGATATCGCGTTGATCAGCACGGACCTGGGAGCGGATGGGACCCTGAGCACGGCCCTTCAGCTCGTGCGGACACTCTTTGCGATTATGGTACTGCCGCAGATCGCCTTTCGGGTGTGCGCCCGGCTCGACGGGGAGAAAAATGAAATGGACCCGACCAGAGCGCCCGGCTACAAGGCGCCGGATATACGAACGTGGAAAAATGCCCTGATCACGCTTATACTGGCGGAAGCTGCGGGGATAGCGGGGAAGTTGGCGGGGATCCCGGCTGGGGCCATGATATTCGCAGTATTTGCCGTGGCGGCGCGCAATGTAAAAAGCGGCCACGCATACCTGCCCAAAAAGCTGCGCCTGGCAGCCCAATGCGTAGCGGGGACTATTGTAGGAGTGGGAATTACCATGCAGGATGTGGAAAATATTCGCTTTCTGCTGATTCCCGCCCTGATCTTGGTGGTCAGCCTCGTGCTCTGTAACTATCTCTTCGGTTGGCTGATCCACAAGGTCTGCGGGCTGGACCTTGCCACGGCACTTTTTGGGGCGATTCCGGCGGGAGTATCGGATATGGCCTTGATCTCCACTGAGACGGGCGGAGACGCGCCCAAGGTAGCGGCACTCCAACTGGTGCGGTATGTGGGTATTTTAAGCCTGATGCCGGCGGCCATTCAGCTTCTCACTACAGTATTGCACAAATAA
- a CDS encoding FAD-dependent oxidoreductase, translating into MEGEIDNMNPCAFPLLFSPLQVGSMTVKNRIFMSAMSTALCDGQNQVTEEALAYYSARARGGVGLITTENVMVDENSHYNIPNNMGLYRDDQIPGIRRLADEVHKYGAKLALQLLHGGPAATARLNGGRQPVAASAIPLRNVGEMPRAMTVEEIHAFTHKMGQAARRAREAGVDAVEIHAAHRHGVLGTFLSPLSNKRVDDYGGSVDGRLRFLLEVIAEVRRTAGEDYPIIVRMSMTEFEPGGQSMLDAIYIARRLEKAGVSLLNLSNGTLETYWKTVTPNGTPRGVNTELSKQIKDAVSIPVGVIGRNCEPWAAEQVLDLGRTDAVYMARALLCDPEFPNKAREDRVEEIRPCIGCTDCITHVHGAQIRCTMNPYAGRETVAVTPVPAPKKVLVIGGGAAGLQAAATAARRGCRVKLVEESTGLGGQMVLAGIPIAKHDITQGTQYLIRQARRAGVELCCGVRADEALIRAEAPDAVIVATGGKPVIPGFLREAKQLVSAWDVLAGKVTTGQNIVVIGGGAVGCETAEFLVHPQNDRKPNGKHVTVIEMMDNLMKEDRSYARSLLVRRMQEKGCEILVDTKVESVKGDAVTYSHQGQSVTLTGVDTVVCALGVRPSNELTELVAELGIPVYTAGDALKTGRIYEAITSGEALGAGI; encoded by the coding sequence ATGGAGGGAGAGATCGACAATATGAATCCATGTGCATTCCCGCTTCTCTTTTCCCCGCTTCAGGTGGGGAGCATGACGGTGAAGAACCGCATTTTTATGTCTGCCATGAGCACGGCTTTGTGCGACGGACAGAATCAGGTCACGGAGGAAGCGCTGGCCTACTATTCCGCCCGGGCGCGCGGCGGCGTGGGGCTGATTACCACAGAAAACGTGATGGTTGACGAGAACAGTCACTATAATATCCCCAACAATATGGGGCTTTACCGAGACGACCAGATCCCCGGGATCCGCCGTCTGGCCGACGAGGTTCACAAGTACGGTGCCAAGCTGGCCCTCCAACTGCTCCACGGAGGGCCAGCGGCTACCGCGCGGCTCAACGGGGGGCGTCAGCCGGTGGCGGCCTCGGCCATTCCGCTGCGGAATGTGGGTGAGATGCCCCGGGCCATGACGGTAGAGGAAATCCATGCATTTACCCATAAGATGGGACAGGCCGCCCGCAGGGCCAGGGAGGCGGGCGTGGACGCAGTGGAGATTCATGCGGCCCATCGCCATGGGGTGCTGGGAACATTCCTCTCCCCTCTGAGCAACAAGCGGGTGGATGACTACGGCGGCAGTGTGGACGGCAGACTGCGCTTCCTGCTGGAGGTAATCGCCGAAGTCCGCAGAACAGCCGGAGAGGACTATCCGATCATCGTCCGCATGTCCATGACGGAGTTCGAACCGGGCGGGCAGTCCATGCTGGACGCCATATACATCGCACGCCGCCTGGAAAAGGCGGGGGTGAGCCTGCTGAACCTGTCCAACGGCACTCTGGAGACCTATTGGAAGACCGTCACCCCCAACGGGACCCCCAGAGGAGTAAACACGGAGCTCTCCAAGCAGATCAAGGATGCCGTGAGTATCCCTGTGGGCGTGATCGGCCGGAACTGCGAACCCTGGGCGGCGGAGCAGGTGCTGGATCTGGGGCGCACCGACGCGGTGTACATGGCCCGTGCGCTTCTGTGTGATCCCGAGTTTCCCAATAAGGCCCGGGAGGACCGGGTAGAGGAGATTCGCCCCTGCATCGGCTGCACCGACTGCATCACCCATGTCCACGGTGCCCAGATCCGCTGCACGATGAATCCCTATGCAGGAAGAGAGACAGTGGCGGTGACGCCTGTGCCCGCGCCGAAGAAAGTATTGGTCATCGGCGGCGGCGCGGCGGGGCTCCAGGCCGCGGCCACTGCAGCCCGCCGGGGATGCCGGGTCAAGCTGGTGGAGGAGAGCACCGGCCTGGGCGGGCAGATGGTCCTGGCCGGAATCCCCATCGCAAAGCATGATATCACCCAGGGGACCCAGTATTTGATCCGCCAGGCCCGGAGGGCGGGCGTGGAGCTCTGCTGCGGGGTCCGGGCGGATGAAGCGCTGATCCGGGCGGAGGCCCCGGACGCCGTTATCGTCGCCACCGGCGGAAAGCCGGTGATCCCGGGATTCCTGAGAGAAGCCAAACAGTTGGTCTCCGCTTGGGATGTCCTGGCTGGCAAGGTGACCACCGGGCAGAATATCGTGGTCATCGGCGGCGGAGCCGTGGGCTGTGAGACGGCGGAGTTCCTGGTCCACCCGCAAAATGACCGCAAGCCCAACGGCAAGCACGTCACGGTCATTGAGATGATGGATAATCTGATGAAGGAGGACCGCTCTTACGCCCGTTCCCTGCTGGTACGGCGGATGCAGGAAAAAGGGTGCGAGATCCTGGTGGATACCAAGGTGGAATCGGTAAAAGGGGACGCCGTCACCTACTCCCATCAGGGGCAGAGCGTCACGCTTACCGGTGTGGACACAGTGGTGTGCGCCTTGGGCGTGCGGCCCAGCAACGAGCTCACGGAGCTGGTAGCTGAACTGGGTATCCCGGTCTATACCGCAGGGGACGCGCTGAAGACTGGCCGGATCTATGAGGCGATCACCAGCGGAGAGGCGCTGGGAGCGGGAATTTAG
- a CDS encoding 3-keto-5-aminohexanoate cleavage protein — protein sequence MMRKLIITAALTGSLPTKEQNPNVPITPDEIAQDALACYNAGAAVVHIHARNAEGKNCHDTAVFQEIHDKIKALAPELIVQLSTGGRAGMSFESRRGCLFVNPEMASLSTGSVNFPTSVYENSPTLITQLAEMMHERHIMPEIEVFDTSMVAPAVELKKKGLIDGPLYLNFVMGMRNVQPANIGQLSHLLTMIPDDALWSISGVGANQVTTMLLGLAAGGNVRVGLEDNLYQTKGVPASNVSLVERVARIAKDVGREIASPAEAREILGL from the coding sequence ATGATGAGAAAACTAATTATTACAGCGGCGCTGACAGGCTCTCTGCCAACCAAAGAGCAGAACCCCAATGTACCCATCACGCCGGACGAGATTGCCCAGGATGCCTTGGCCTGCTACAACGCAGGCGCCGCCGTGGTCCACATCCACGCCCGCAATGCCGAGGGGAAGAACTGCCATGACACCGCAGTATTCCAAGAGATCCACGACAAGATTAAGGCCCTGGCACCGGAACTCATTGTCCAGTTGTCCACAGGGGGCCGCGCCGGTATGAGCTTTGAGAGCCGCCGGGGATGCCTCTTTGTGAATCCCGAGATGGCCAGCCTCTCCACCGGATCGGTGAACTTCCCCACCTCAGTCTATGAAAACTCCCCCACCCTCATTACGCAGCTGGCCGAGATGATGCATGAGCGGCACATCATGCCGGAGATCGAGGTGTTCGACACCAGCATGGTCGCTCCGGCGGTGGAACTGAAGAAGAAGGGGCTGATCGACGGGCCCTTGTACCTGAACTTTGTCATGGGCATGCGGAATGTACAGCCCGCCAACATCGGCCAACTCAGCCACTTGCTGACCATGATCCCCGACGATGCGCTGTGGTCCATCTCCGGCGTGGGCGCCAACCAGGTCACCACTATGCTGCTGGGACTGGCGGCCGGCGGAAACGTGCGGGTGGGTCTGGAGGATAACCTGTATCAGACCAAAGGGGTGCCTGCCAGCAATGTTTCCCTGGTGGAGCGGGTGGCCCGTATCGCCAAGGATGTGGGCAGGGAGATCGCATCCCCGGCGGAGGCCCGCGAGATACTGGGGCTGTAA
- a CDS encoding DUF1622 domain-containing protein, with product MLESAVEWALPMVISLCEFMGIFIVAVSALGSFGRYLKTLFTHAPCDIKFQLANGLALSLEFKMAAEILKTVLVRELNELVVLGAVIILRALLSFLIHFEMKQPHSS from the coding sequence ATGCTGGAATCCGCCGTCGAGTGGGCGCTGCCCATGGTAATCTCCCTGTGTGAGTTTATGGGGATTTTTATTGTAGCTGTTTCTGCGCTGGGTTCCTTTGGTCGTTACCTCAAAACTCTTTTTACCCACGCCCCATGCGATATAAAATTTCAGTTGGCCAACGGCCTGGCCCTTAGTCTGGAGTTCAAGATGGCCGCTGAGATCTTGAAGACCGTCTTGGTCCGCGAACTGAATGAGCTCGTGGTCCTAGGCGCCGTCATCATTCTGCGGGCCCTTCTATCCTTTTTGATTCACTTTGAAATGAAGCAGCCTCATTCCTCCTGA